From the Nonlabens marinus S1-08 genome, one window contains:
- a CDS encoding TerC family protein: MIVWISFIILVSIFLVLDLFVFNRNAHVINTKEASKYTALWVGIALAFTGMVYFIYDNNWIANPDNLSAGTAALKYVTGYLIELSLSIDNIFVIAVIFKSFTIPLKYQHRVLFWGIVGALVFRGLMIFFGVALINEVSWMTYVFGAFLLYTAYNMLTSHEEDFDPDKSSIYRFARKLFPVTKQLDGQKMFVIQAGKRVATPLFLALIVIELTDILFALDSIPAILAITSDPFLVFASNILAIMGLRSMYFFLSNLLDKFQYIHYSLVAILAFVGVKLILVHHVEFPEWLSLAVIFAALGIGMLFSSFYKSDEKDRQDVKESLNTDKKL; this comes from the coding sequence ATGATTGTTTGGATTTCATTTATAATACTAGTAAGTATTTTTTTAGTACTGGATCTTTTTGTATTCAATAGGAACGCGCATGTAATCAATACAAAAGAAGCGTCTAAGTACACTGCCTTGTGGGTAGGAATTGCGTTAGCGTTTACTGGCATGGTGTATTTTATCTATGATAACAACTGGATTGCTAATCCAGATAATCTAAGTGCTGGAACTGCTGCCCTAAAATATGTCACTGGTTATTTGATCGAGTTATCTCTTAGTATTGATAATATTTTCGTCATCGCGGTTATCTTCAAATCTTTTACTATTCCCTTAAAATATCAGCATCGTGTATTGTTTTGGGGTATTGTAGGAGCTCTTGTCTTTAGAGGGTTGATGATCTTTTTTGGGGTCGCACTGATCAATGAAGTGAGCTGGATGACCTACGTTTTTGGTGCCTTCTTATTATATACGGCTTACAATATGTTGACCTCACATGAGGAAGACTTTGATCCAGATAAGTCTTCTATCTATCGCTTTGCTAGGAAGTTGTTTCCTGTAACTAAGCAATTGGATGGTCAAAAGATGTTTGTGATCCAGGCAGGAAAACGAGTGGCAACTCCCCTATTTCTTGCATTGATCGTCATTGAATTGACAGATATCCTATTTGCTCTGGATTCTATACCTGCAATTCTTGCGATAACTTCAGATCCATTTTTAGTATTCGCAAGTAATATACTGGCGATTATGGGATTACGTAGCATGTACTTCTTCTTATCTAATTTGTTGGACAAGTTTCAATACATTCATTACAGCCTAGTGGCAATACTCGCATTCGTGGGCGTCAAGCTTATTCTGGTTCATCATGTAGAATTTCCAGAATGGTTGTCCTTAGCAGTAATTTTCGCTGCTTTAGGTATAGGAATGCTATTTTCTAGTTTTTATAAAAGCGATGAAAAAGATCGACAAGACGTTAAAGAGTCGTTGAATACCGATAAAAAGCTCTAA
- a CDS encoding arsenate reductase family protein → MISIATDEREIVLLYNSDIKNHREIFAYAQSADVKLNALDITKEKITGTLWSEIANLLGREVKDLLHMDHSTFVQKHGDNVTLDNDGAIKLLQHEPELFIFPIAIKGKRAIEAHLYGDITELFGNDTSKIHIP, encoded by the coding sequence ATGATATCTATTGCCACTGACGAGCGGGAAATTGTCCTTCTCTACAATTCTGATATTAAAAACCACCGCGAGATTTTTGCATATGCCCAATCGGCAGACGTGAAACTAAACGCGCTGGATATTACCAAGGAGAAAATCACAGGGACACTGTGGAGTGAAATTGCTAATTTATTAGGTCGAGAAGTAAAAGACCTCTTACATATGGATCATTCCACATTTGTTCAAAAGCACGGTGACAACGTGACGCTAGATAATGATGGCGCCATAAAGTTGTTACAGCACGAGCCAGAACTCTTCATATTCCCCATTGCTATAAAAGGTAAACGGGCTATAGAAGCTCATTTGTATGGGGATATTACAGAACTATTCGGTAACGATACTTCTAAGATTCATATTCCCTAA
- a CDS encoding HPF/RaiA family ribosome-associated protein encodes MSINFNYQHVTGSQELEAFTEEKLQPIFDRYNWVTRADVFFRKENTSSRETGMIAEIRLSAPGPRLFAEESHNTFKESVAKVVSQLKTQCEKRKSDMISH; translated from the coding sequence ATGTCGATAAATTTCAACTACCAACACGTAACAGGCAGCCAAGAGCTGGAAGCATTCACTGAAGAAAAGCTTCAACCTATATTTGATAGATACAATTGGGTGACTAGAGCTGATGTTTTTTTTAGAAAAGAAAATACAAGCAGCCGTGAAACTGGAATGATCGCTGAAATCCGTTTGAGCGCGCCAGGACCACGCCTTTTTGCTGAAGAGTCCCACAATACCTTCAAAGAATCCGTAGCTAAGGTAGTAAGCCAACTTAAGACGCAGTGCGAGAAGCGCAAGTCTGATATGATTTCTCATTAA
- a CDS encoding T9SS type B sorting domain-containing protein, whose protein sequence is MKNLVTCTVLMISFAFAKAQLGFCTGASSEAIFTETFGQGTTSGPPLSAMQTTYRFVNSGVQDGEYTISSNLRQLGSFHNADDHTGNPNGKALIVNASFAPDQFYQTTINGLCENTNYEFSAWIINLYNPGSNACTGREVPVQVRFEIWDATDTNRLAQGVMNPRNGENQPVWIQYGLTFTTAAGQSGCILKMINEGSGGCGNDLAIDDIVFRTCGDVVQLEDDANALNRFRCSADPAESITLNVNTSEAVFTTPEYQWQSSTDAINFNDISGETASSYTTPLITSDTFYRVKIAEDAVNLAGSQCANFSEIFEYDIIEVPNASPVNDRVAVCDDALGVLEVNPATGFEVDWYDSATGGNMLLGGSSTFETSQAGFYYAELREPSTGCVSENRAEIEFVTSDIPIVTSANFSICPETSVTLDTEFENAASYEWSTGEVTPTIDVNAAGSYTCVVTNDQGCSATATFEVDVFTIPEITDLILVGDELQVITNDGNFLYSIDGVNYQQSNILDISDLLRVNVRVTDQNNCTIVTQTFDRIGIPDYFTPNADGFNDVWTIGNIEAFPGARAEIFDRYGKLLRVLTVVDSGWNGTFNNEPLPSSDYWYRIYYESQEVVGHFSLKR, encoded by the coding sequence ATGAAAAATTTGGTGACCTGCACGGTGTTGATGATTAGTTTCGCTTTCGCGAAAGCGCAATTAGGATTCTGTACTGGTGCATCTAGTGAGGCCATATTCACCGAAACTTTTGGCCAAGGAACGACCAGTGGACCGCCTTTAAGTGCCATGCAAACCACCTACAGGTTTGTAAATTCAGGTGTGCAAGATGGAGAGTATACAATTTCAAGCAATTTACGCCAGTTAGGAAGTTTCCATAACGCCGACGATCATACGGGAAACCCCAATGGTAAAGCGCTTATTGTGAATGCTTCTTTCGCACCTGATCAGTTTTACCAGACAACTATTAATGGTCTGTGTGAAAATACCAACTATGAGTTCAGTGCCTGGATCATTAATTTATATAATCCAGGTAGTAATGCTTGTACAGGTAGAGAGGTTCCTGTACAAGTGCGATTTGAGATTTGGGATGCGACGGACACTAATAGACTCGCTCAAGGAGTCATGAATCCCAGAAATGGAGAAAATCAACCGGTCTGGATTCAATATGGCCTTACGTTTACAACGGCAGCTGGACAAAGTGGATGTATTTTGAAAATGATCAATGAAGGTAGCGGTGGCTGCGGCAATGATCTAGCGATTGATGATATCGTTTTCCGTACTTGTGGCGATGTGGTGCAATTGGAAGACGATGCCAATGCTTTAAATAGGTTTCGTTGTTCTGCTGATCCCGCAGAATCCATAACACTAAATGTCAACACAAGCGAGGCTGTATTTACCACTCCAGAATACCAGTGGCAATCTAGTACTGATGCTATTAACTTCAATGATATCAGTGGAGAAACTGCTAGCAGCTACACCACACCGCTCATCACTAGCGATACTTTTTATCGCGTAAAAATAGCCGAGGATGCTGTAAATCTAGCAGGCTCACAATGTGCCAACTTTTCAGAGATATTTGAGTACGATATTATTGAAGTACCTAATGCAAGTCCTGTAAATGATAGGGTAGCGGTTTGTGATGATGCGCTAGGTGTTCTGGAAGTGAACCCTGCTACAGGCTTTGAAGTAGATTGGTACGATTCGGCTACCGGCGGTAACATGCTACTGGGCGGCTCCAGCACCTTTGAAACTAGCCAGGCTGGATTTTATTATGCCGAGTTGCGTGAACCAAGCACTGGATGTGTGAGCGAAAACAGAGCCGAGATTGAATTTGTAACAAGTGATATACCCATAGTGACAAGTGCTAATTTTAGTATTTGCCCAGAAACGAGTGTTACCTTGGATACTGAGTTTGAAAATGCTGCTAGTTACGAATGGAGCACAGGAGAAGTGACACCCACCATTGATGTGAATGCCGCTGGAAGCTATACTTGTGTGGTTACGAATGATCAAGGTTGCAGTGCTACTGCTACCTTTGAAGTTGACGTATTTACCATTCCTGAAATAACAGACCTGATTTTAGTAGGAGATGAATTGCAAGTGATTACTAATGACGGTAATTTTTTATACAGTATCGATGGGGTGAATTACCAACAGAGTAATATTCTAGATATTAGTGACTTACTGAGAGTCAACGTGCGAGTCACGGATCAAAATAACTGTACAATTGTGACTCAGACCTTTGATCGCATTGGAATACCTGATTATTTTACCCCTAATGCGGATGGATTTAATGATGTATGGACTATCGGAAATATAGAGGCTTTTCCGGGCGCTAGAGCAGAGATTTTTGATAGATACGGTAAGTTGCTTAGAGTGTTGACAGTGGTAGATTCAGGATGGAATGGAACTTTTAACAATGAACCATTACCCAGCTCTGACTACTGGTATCGCATCTATTATGAAAGCCAAGAAGTGGTAGGACATTTCAGTCTAAAGCGATAG
- a CDS encoding DUF4251 domain-containing protein yields the protein MKSNIFTPYKALIPVIAVVAFFITSCSVTKTGTEAEYAALQERIQTGNIKIAVDAAYPLNTFASQQVLNSVLRGTGDNANRIDLTGDGYYLELGPRRVIANLPFYGERRQGGGYNDISDSGIQFDAIPKEYDLELKKDKYQYDVNFLASKGTENYDVEVILFANGNAVIYITSNTRTRIEYRGKVVDEVE from the coding sequence ATGAAAAGCAACATATTCACTCCGTATAAAGCTCTGATTCCAGTAATAGCTGTCGTGGCTTTTTTTATAACTTCCTGTAGCGTCACTAAAACCGGGACTGAAGCGGAGTACGCCGCGCTTCAAGAACGTATTCAAACAGGAAATATCAAGATCGCTGTAGATGCTGCTTATCCTTTAAATACATTTGCAAGCCAGCAAGTTTTGAACAGCGTGTTACGAGGTACAGGCGATAACGCAAATCGTATAGATTTGACCGGTGACGGTTATTATCTAGAGTTAGGGCCTAGACGAGTGATTGCAAATTTACCATTCTATGGTGAGCGACGTCAAGGTGGTGGTTATAATGATATCAGTGATTCTGGAATTCAGTTTGATGCGATCCCGAAAGAATATGATCTAGAATTAAAAAAGGACAAGTATCAGTACGACGTGAACTTTTTAGCAAGTAAAGGCACAGAGAATTACGACGTAGAAGTGATCTTATTTGCAAATGGCAATGCGGTGATTTATATCACTAGTAATACTAGAACTCGTATAGAATATCGAGGCAAAGTAGTGGATGAGGTAGAATAG
- a CDS encoding ABA4-like family protein — translation MTPTDVFSVVNILVLPMWILMIILPKWKVTKFLMHFKVIPIVLAVIYVIYIVQALMAGGMMDFGSLASVMDLFTTEEAVLAGWIHYLAFDLVVGMWMLTQNEKLRIHQLIMAVCLLATFMFGPLGFLLFMIIKLSKGKTA, via the coding sequence ATGACTCCTACAGACGTTTTTTCAGTAGTAAATATTCTAGTCCTGCCTATGTGGATCTTAATGATCATTTTGCCTAAATGGAAGGTGACCAAATTTTTAATGCACTTCAAGGTTATTCCGATTGTTTTAGCTGTGATCTATGTGATATATATAGTTCAAGCCTTGATGGCAGGAGGTATGATGGATTTTGGCAGTCTGGCATCTGTGATGGATTTATTTACCACAGAAGAGGCAGTCTTAGCTGGCTGGATACACTACCTCGCATTTGACCTCGTGGTGGGTATGTGGATGTTAACACAAAATGAAAAACTACGTATCCACCAATTGATTATGGCGGTATGTTTATTGGCTACATTCATGTTTGGCCCATTAGGCTTTTTACTTTTTATGATCATTAAATTAAGTAAAGGAAAGACAGCATGA
- a CDS encoding thiamine phosphate synthase: MTIALFMIPKLHYISNAETPQDHLDNIQKACSAGIELVQLDMRHVKKAAVLKLSKDVQAITSHFQTRLIITGHYKIAKTIKADGVFLEKTDACPTLVRKQLFPWQSIGASTHTLQDCESLLKKEVDYIALGPFKTFDDTQTIALGLNGYTAIAEALTTETPLIGFGNIATDDVKNILETGISGIAVSQEIKADFNLIKTYHQLLNASSTQEMRHNF; encoded by the coding sequence TTGACTATTGCACTATTTATGATTCCTAAACTTCATTACATATCCAACGCCGAAACTCCTCAAGATCATCTGGATAACATCCAGAAAGCCTGCAGTGCTGGAATAGAATTGGTACAATTGGACATGAGACACGTCAAGAAGGCGGCAGTGTTAAAACTATCTAAGGACGTACAGGCTATTACTTCGCATTTCCAAACCCGTCTCATTATAACGGGTCATTATAAAATTGCTAAAACCATTAAAGCAGATGGTGTGTTTTTAGAAAAAACAGACGCCTGCCCTACTCTAGTTCGAAAGCAACTTTTCCCATGGCAAAGCATTGGTGCGAGCACCCATACATTGCAAGATTGCGAGAGCTTACTTAAAAAAGAGGTGGATTATATAGCATTAGGACCCTTCAAAACTTTTGATGATACTCAAACCATAGCTTTAGGGCTCAATGGCTATACTGCTATTGCGGAAGCTTTAACAACTGAAACACCCTTAATAGGTTTTGGCAATATTGCTACTGACGATGTGAAAAATATTTTGGAAACTGGAATATCCGGAATCGCGGTATCCCAAGAAATCAAAGCCGATTTTAATTTGATCAAAACCTACCATCAATTGCTTAACGCTTCTTCCACACAAGAGATGCGGCACAACTTCTAA
- a CDS encoding DUF4494 domain-containing protein, with the protein MSATWYECKVKYRKFDEATASHKMKTEPFLVDAISYTEAESRITQEMAAYLNDNEEIKITNIKVANYAEIHPFENTDRWFRSKISLIAVDEESGKERKTNMYLLVQANDVKEAYENTVSAMADTMGEYSIPSVSESPIMDVFPYFTGEESDVERLKNFTALKDSKPVSNENDEVLEMEDSLTSIAD; encoded by the coding sequence ATGAGTGCAACCTGGTACGAGTGTAAAGTGAAGTATAGAAAATTTGATGAGGCGACAGCAAGCCATAAGATGAAAACAGAGCCCTTTCTAGTGGATGCGATATCTTATACAGAAGCTGAAAGCAGAATTACCCAAGAAATGGCGGCTTATTTGAATGATAACGAGGAAATCAAAATCACCAATATCAAGGTGGCTAATTATGCTGAGATTCACCCTTTTGAAAATACAGATCGCTGGTTTCGTTCAAAGATTTCGCTGATTGCAGTGGATGAAGAAAGCGGCAAGGAGCGCAAGACGAATATGTATTTACTCGTGCAAGCTAATGATGTGAAAGAAGCTTATGAAAATACGGTAAGCGCCATGGCAGATACTATGGGAGAATATTCCATTCCATCCGTATCAGAATCTCCTATCATGGATGTGTTCCCTTATTTCACAGGAGAAGAGTCTGATGTAGAACGTCTGAAAAACTTTACAGCTCTTAAGGACTCTAAACCAGTCTCTAATGAAAATGATGAAGTATTAGAAATGGAAGATTCCCTTACTTCAATCGCCGATTAA
- a CDS encoding class I SAM-dependent methyltransferase, whose protein sequence is MKFKLSYLMCGNFAFAKAKTLYLSAMMGFLIVPLQSCNSQKKELQTETTNEIYTYKSGDYNGIGRWFLGREIAHVMGFQGMEWLNRPEREQEENVSELLQNMDIQADDVIADIGAGSGYHTFKMARMADKGSIYAVDIQDEMLTEIRRQQQINGLDNVNLIKGSEQSVNLPENSVDKVLMVDVYHEFNYPLEMMQSIKNALKADGKVFLIEYRGEDPQIPIKTIHKMTEAQSIKEWNAAGFKLVENIDNLPWQHCMVFEKK, encoded by the coding sequence ATGAAGTTTAAGTTGAGTTATTTAATGTGTGGGAATTTCGCTTTCGCGAAAGCGAAAACCCTATACCTATCAGCAATGATGGGCTTCTTGATAGTGCCTTTACAAAGCTGCAACAGTCAGAAAAAAGAATTACAAACCGAAACCACTAACGAAATCTATACCTATAAGTCCGGCGATTACAACGGGATAGGGAGGTGGTTCCTAGGTAGAGAAATTGCGCATGTGATGGGATTCCAAGGCATGGAATGGCTCAACCGTCCAGAACGGGAACAAGAAGAAAATGTTTCTGAACTCTTACAAAACATGGATATCCAGGCAGATGACGTGATTGCAGATATAGGCGCTGGATCTGGTTATCATACCTTTAAAATGGCTCGCATGGCAGACAAAGGATCCATTTACGCAGTAGATATTCAAGACGAAATGCTGACGGAAATACGTCGCCAACAGCAAATAAATGGACTAGATAACGTCAACCTGATCAAAGGCAGCGAACAAAGTGTGAATTTGCCAGAGAATAGCGTCGATAAAGTCCTGATGGTAGATGTGTATCACGAGTTCAATTACCCATTAGAGATGATGCAATCCATTAAAAATGCATTAAAAGCAGATGGCAAGGTGTTTTTGATCGAATACCGTGGTGAAGATCCACAAATCCCCATCAAAACCATCCACAAAATGACCGAGGCTCAATCTATCAAAGAATGGAATGCTGCTGGGTTCAAATTAGTCGAGAATATCGACAACTTGCCCTGGCAGCATTGCATGGTCTTTGAAAAAAAATAA
- a CDS encoding ABC transporter permease, whose amino-acid sequence MAWRDAKASRTRLLLFMASIILGIAAVVSIQLFSQNLTDNIQRQSKSLMGADFIIDSDNVPNERVQAIIDSLQPDAKEVNFVSMIAFPKNRGTKLVSVHAIDGAFPFYGKMETQPSTASANYLDNDGALVDATLMLQYKIKPGDSIKVGELTLPISGTLKSMPGSNAISTSVAPIVVIPFQLVDQTELLQFGSRKEYQFFFNQPDADLEALENRVEPMLDKLDADLDTHTSTSRRLGRRYENVAVFLNLAAFIALLLGCVGIASSVNIYIKEKLQAIAVLKCMGASRKQSFLIFLIQIAGIGLIGGLIGSAIGVAILELLPYLLQEFLPFDVEISISAQPLLIGVLLGVFMSVLFALLPLLRTWYVSPLEVLRMSSSKPAASRKARYGVIGLILIFLFGFSFWLLREALFALSFIGGVIVTFAILAGIAIGTMSVIKKYFPRKASFTTRQSLLNLFRPNNQTVVLLVAIGLGTFLISTLYFTKDILLDKAELGQTEEKANLITLDVQPDQLEAVVATNADNQLPIIDNIPLVTMRMHSIKGKLVNSIRTDTTTQIRRWILNHEFRTTYRDHLIPSEELVAGNWIPKQENRNDIKISISDNLAEDAQIGVGDAVTFNVQGVLMKTTVGSIRKVDWANLQLNFSIVFPTGVMEDAPQFNVLTTYAATPEQSAGLQQDLVRDFPNVSIIDLRQVYTVVEDILDKVSWVINFMAFFSILTGIIVLIGSVSTSKYQRIKESVLLRTLGAKNKQILKITALEYLFLGILGSLVGILLALVSSFLLALIVFKEPFLPSGVPFLVFLPGISVLVLAIGLSNIRSVLNSSPLEVLRKAV is encoded by the coding sequence ATGGCCTGGCGAGATGCTAAAGCCAGCCGAACGCGACTACTGCTTTTCATGGCATCTATCATTTTAGGAATTGCTGCCGTAGTATCCATACAACTCTTCAGTCAAAATCTGACAGACAATATCCAGCGGCAGTCAAAATCACTTATGGGTGCTGATTTTATCATCGATAGTGATAATGTTCCTAATGAACGCGTTCAAGCCATTATTGACTCATTGCAGCCCGACGCAAAGGAGGTCAATTTTGTATCCATGATTGCGTTCCCAAAAAATCGAGGAACTAAACTAGTTAGCGTTCACGCTATTGATGGGGCTTTTCCATTTTACGGAAAAATGGAGACGCAACCTAGTACCGCATCTGCCAATTACCTAGATAATGACGGTGCCCTGGTAGATGCCACCTTAATGTTACAGTATAAAATCAAGCCTGGGGATTCTATAAAAGTAGGCGAATTGACTTTGCCGATATCAGGAACCCTCAAATCTATGCCAGGTAGTAATGCGATTTCAACATCCGTAGCGCCTATTGTTGTGATTCCATTTCAACTAGTAGATCAGACCGAGTTATTACAATTCGGTAGTAGAAAAGAATACCAGTTCTTTTTCAATCAACCAGACGCAGATCTAGAGGCGCTGGAAAATAGGGTAGAGCCCATGCTTGATAAATTAGATGCAGATCTGGATACCCACACCAGCACCAGCCGCAGACTGGGAAGGCGTTATGAAAATGTTGCTGTCTTTTTAAACTTGGCGGCCTTTATAGCATTACTCTTAGGCTGTGTGGGAATCGCGAGTTCTGTAAATATTTATATCAAAGAAAAACTTCAAGCGATTGCCGTGTTGAAATGTATGGGTGCTTCCCGTAAACAAAGTTTCCTTATTTTCTTAATCCAGATTGCGGGTATTGGACTGATAGGTGGTTTGATAGGTAGCGCTATTGGCGTAGCTATTTTAGAATTGTTGCCTTATTTATTGCAAGAGTTCCTTCCGTTTGATGTAGAAATAAGCATCAGCGCACAACCCTTATTGATAGGTGTGTTGTTGGGTGTGTTTATGTCGGTCTTGTTTGCTTTGTTGCCTTTGTTACGTACTTGGTACGTTTCGCCATTGGAAGTCTTACGTATGAGTAGTTCTAAGCCCGCAGCATCTAGAAAGGCTCGATATGGCGTAATCGGATTGATCTTGATCTTCTTATTTGGTTTTTCATTTTGGTTGCTTAGGGAAGCTCTGTTTGCGCTCTCGTTCATAGGTGGTGTGATCGTTACGTTTGCCATTCTTGCTGGTATTGCAATTGGTACCATGTCAGTGATTAAAAAGTACTTCCCTAGAAAAGCTTCTTTTACCACCAGACAAAGTTTATTGAACCTTTTCAGGCCTAACAACCAGACGGTAGTTTTGCTGGTCGCAATAGGATTAGGAACCTTCTTGATCAGCACGTTGTATTTTACTAAAGACATTTTACTTGATAAAGCAGAACTAGGTCAAACCGAAGAAAAGGCCAACCTAATCACTCTAGACGTGCAACCAGACCAGTTGGAGGCTGTGGTCGCAACGAATGCAGATAATCAACTCCCCATCATTGATAATATCCCATTGGTTACTATGCGCATGCACAGCATCAAGGGCAAACTGGTCAACAGCATCCGTACGGATACTACCACCCAAATACGCCGGTGGATCTTAAATCACGAATTTAGAACCACTTACAGAGATCATTTGATTCCGTCAGAAGAATTGGTTGCTGGAAATTGGATTCCTAAACAAGAGAATCGCAACGATATCAAGATCTCCATAAGCGATAATCTTGCTGAAGATGCTCAAATAGGAGTAGGGGACGCGGTAACTTTCAATGTGCAAGGAGTGCTAATGAAGACAACCGTAGGAAGTATTAGAAAAGTGGATTGGGCTAATCTGCAACTCAACTTTTCCATAGTTTTCCCAACGGGAGTTATGGAGGATGCTCCTCAATTTAATGTCTTGACAACTTATGCTGCGACACCAGAGCAATCGGCTGGGCTGCAGCAAGATTTGGTACGGGATTTTCCTAACGTTTCTATCATTGATTTACGCCAAGTGTACACGGTTGTAGAGGACATTCTAGACAAAGTTTCTTGGGTCATTAACTTCATGGCATTTTTCAGTATTCTTACTGGAATCATTGTTTTGATTGGGTCTGTAAGTACCAGCAAGTACCAGCGCATCAAGGAAAGTGTCTTGCTACGCACGCTGGGAGCAAAAAACAAACAGATACTCAAGATCACCGCATTGGAATATTTGTTCCTAGGAATATTAGGTAGTTTAGTAGGAATTCTACTGGCACTGGTGAGCAGTTTTCTACTCGCACTCATTGTTTTTAAAGAACCATTCCTGCCTTCTGGAGTTCCATTTTTAGTGTTTTTACCAGGAATATCGGTGTTGGTTCTGGCGATAGGCTTGAGCAATATACGTAGTGTCTTAAACAGTTCGCCTTTAGAGGTGTTGAGAAAGGCTGTGTAA
- a CDS encoding ABC transporter ATP-binding protein, whose protein sequence is MSKILKISGLEKTYTSGSKQLTVLKNVTFEVEKGQTFSIVGPSGSGKTTLLGLCAGLDEPNAGTVDLCGHDLSTLNEDQRAELRNREVGFIFQNFQLLPTLTALENVSVPLELQGDKKAISRAKELLEKVGLRDRVDHYPSQLSGGEQQRVALARAFSNRPSILFADEPTGNLDEETGEKVIQLLFDLNQDAGTTLVIISHDLDLAARTQQILRLKGGQIVSNQSTAAV, encoded by the coding sequence ATGTCAAAGATATTAAAGATTAGCGGGTTGGAAAAGACCTATACCAGCGGTTCCAAACAACTTACCGTTTTAAAAAACGTCACTTTTGAAGTGGAAAAAGGACAAACCTTCTCCATCGTCGGGCCTTCGGGTAGTGGAAAAACGACCTTATTGGGTTTGTGTGCAGGATTGGATGAGCCTAACGCTGGAACTGTAGATTTATGTGGTCATGATCTAAGTACCTTAAATGAAGACCAGCGTGCCGAATTACGCAATCGAGAAGTAGGTTTTATATTTCAAAACTTTCAATTGCTTCCTACACTCACTGCCTTAGAAAATGTGAGCGTCCCTTTAGAACTGCAAGGCGATAAAAAAGCTATCAGTAGGGCAAAAGAACTTCTTGAGAAAGTAGGTCTGCGCGATCGAGTAGATCATTACCCGTCACAACTATCTGGTGGGGAGCAACAACGGGTGGCACTCGCAAGAGCATTTTCCAATAGACCTTCTATATTGTTTGCAGATGAACCCACGGGAAATCTGGACGAGGAAACTGGTGAAAAGGTCATCCAATTATTGTTTGATCTCAATCAAGATGCTGGAACGACACTGGTGATCATATCTCATGATCTGGATCTTGCAGCGCGCACGCAGCAAATTCTCAGACTTAAAGGTGGTCAGATTGTTTCTAATCAATCTACAGCTGCGGTTTGA
- a CDS encoding arylesterase, which translates to MLKSKTIQTLLNKGISVRWNFINFCYIMVAVALISCKNNPETPSTAVESGTYTTENENSTASSNATILFFGDSITAGYGLDDTNDAFPGIIQTKIDSLGWNYEVVNSGLSGETTAGGRSRIEWILNQEIDVFVLELGANDGLRGVPLSETRGNLQAIIDAVKTKSPQTKIVLAGMQLPPNMGQAYTNEFKSIFIELAEQNDIALIPFILENVGGIASLNQADGIHPNVEGHKIVAENVWDVLKDVIEPES; encoded by the coding sequence ATGCTCAAGTCTAAAACTATACAAACCCTTTTAAACAAAGGCATTTCAGTACGTTGGAACTTCATAAACTTTTGTTATATCATGGTCGCAGTGGCCCTGATTTCTTGCAAAAACAATCCAGAAACTCCATCGACGGCGGTTGAAAGCGGTACTTATACAACTGAAAATGAGAACTCTACGGCATCAAGCAATGCCACCATCCTATTTTTTGGAGATAGTATAACTGCGGGTTATGGACTTGATGATACAAATGATGCTTTTCCAGGAATTATTCAGACAAAGATTGATTCTTTAGGGTGGAATTATGAAGTAGTCAACTCTGGTCTAAGTGGGGAAACAACAGCTGGCGGTAGAAGCAGAATTGAATGGATTCTCAATCAGGAAATCGATGTGTTCGTATTAGAATTAGGCGCTAACGATGGACTTCGCGGTGTGCCCTTATCAGAAACTAGAGGTAATTTACAAGCCATCATAGACGCTGTAAAAACCAAAAGCCCGCAGACAAAAATCGTTTTAGCCGGAATGCAATTACCACCTAATATGGGACAAGCTTATACGAATGAATTCAAATCTATTTTCATCGAACTTGCTGAACAAAATGACATAGCATTGATTCCTTTTATCTTAGAGAACGTTGGTGGTATCGCTTCACTGAATCAAGCAGATGGAATTCATCCCAACGTTGAAGGACACAAGATTGTGGCAGAGAATGTTTGGGACGTTTTGAAAGATGTGATTGAGCCAGAGTCTTAG